The Aquila chrysaetos chrysaetos chromosome 7, bAquChr1.4, whole genome shotgun sequence DNA segment gatcAAGAGCAGCAGCCCTGTTAAGTTCTGGAGAGTACAACAGCGTTGTACCAGTCCACAGCCTGTGGAGTGTGCTGTGCCCCAGCCACGTCACGCAAAATGCTGCTGGCTCCCGACAACACCAAACCCCAAGGAGTAAGTCAGGAGGAGCGATAGGAGCCTGGGTGAGAGCTCAGACACCATGCCCTAGTACGGCGGGCTGGAGGAGGACTCACCTCCCCAAGGAAACGGCCTGGGACTTCCAAAAGCTGGGAGTTCAACAAACGGTTACACCTCAGAGTCTCACAAAGTACACCGACACATCTCTAACATCGGGTTAAGTGCTTCTCCCAGCGATGGCTGCCAGGCAGTGGGCGAGGCGTAATTAGACCGCTGCGGCCAAGGAGAGGACGTACCTGTGATGGTCAGGTAGGCAGAGGTGTTAACAAGCTCCAGGCCccgctgctgcagcagtgccccGTCCAGGAGCAGATACTCCCTCTCTGGGTCCAAGTCGTCTCCTACCAACGAGATCTCGCAGCCATCCAGGTTGTGCACAATCTCATCTGACATTCGTGTGTCTGTCACTGAGATGCGAACGGAAAGAAGACAGGGCCAGAAAGCCAGACAGCCGTCAGTGAAGGCAGGAGTTACTCAGAGTGGTACCCACTTACTTAAAAGCGCTCACATCCTATGTAAtgacttctctttctctggctAGCACTGACCTTGAGTAAAATCAGTCAGTCTAATTACTTGGAGTAGTAATTGGAGGAGTCCCCCCTGGTTCTAATGACATTATTTACGCGCATAATAAagtcattttattttggaacaACATGCTATTATCAGACTGGTTCACGATAACACATCTTGGCTGTAAGGACTCTGTTGACAATGACAATGTGCAAATTGGGAACAACTCTATCACATGTTCCCAGACCCTGAGtgcttttgaaagctttccCCTGCCTCATGACTGCTGGTTACCATGGTTGAGATCTCATCTTCTTTAAAATGACAACCACATTCCATGACTAACTGCTTTCAGCAGGGCTAAGACCAACCTGCTCTATGTCAAGAAACTCATCTTTGTACAAGGAAAGGCAAAGCTGCTAAACAGAAAACTATGAGCAAAAAATCCCATTACCGGAAGAGATATGAAAGAAGTGAAAGGCCATGTGGAGCCCAGAGTGCAGAGAAATAATCTGAGGGTGATGGAGAGAAATTGAGGGACGTGGTATCACAGGGTGTGAGGAAACCGACTGGGGAATTCACAGGAGTAAGTGATGCAGGAAGAGATGGGAGGGGGTGAGAAAtaaggaaagcaggagagaaggaagcaggaggagaCTGAGTAAGCGCAGGTGTGGAGAGAGTAACAGGCAGGACATCCATCCAGTGCTGGATTCGATCAGGGGAAATGTAGGTAAAATGTAAAAGGGATTAGGAATGAGCagcctgggaaaggaggaggagagagtgaGGCAAAGGAACTGGGTGGATAGAAAAAGTACAGGGAGGAGCAGAAAGGGATAAGAAGCGATTAGCCTACATTTTGACAGACAATGGGCCTTGCTTCTATATTTGTAAACTCTCTCCTATTTCGGGTGTAATGAGGGACTCTACTTCCTCTGCAGGACAGCAACTCTTGTAGGGCTTTCCACCTTGTCTCTTAGACCTCGCCCCGTACTCCACTCACCGGTACCATGCCAATTCTCATCCTTCTTGGCCTCCACCTGGTGAGAAATAGAGCAGGTGATCTGGAGGTTGGGGAAGAGGGGGACCCCGTCAGGAGCCTCAAAGTCTGATGCAGGATGAGCAAAGTGGGCACTGCCACTCAACAGGATCTGGGGGGCATCAGGCTGTAGCACCACAACGTAACCTTCCACGTCAGGAATGGAGACACAGGACTCTTCACTGAAACACCTGAAGGAGAGCAGTAGAAAGCATCGGTTGGCCCAAGCTTCCACCAGCAGCGTTGTAAAAGAACAACTCCTGCCCATTACTGCCAGTGAAGGGAACATCCTTTTTCCAGTAGTCTTCCTAAAGCTTCCCTAGAGCCTGCTGTGCAAGAGAGAGAAGTGCGGTAGGAATGACGTCACTGGGTTTCAGGTGACTTGGTCACATCCACACACcacagaggaaattaaaaccaGGCCACATGCCGGGAGCACCGTGAGTGAAGGTAGAAGTTCTGCTACCCACAAAGACCCCAGGACCCAGTATTACAGTATCCATTTGGATACTGGTTACTTTAATCCTTCTTTTCAGGAAGACTTGTACCCATTTTGAGACCATCAATTAGAACTAAATACAAGGTGAGGGAGTGTGCTTTTAGTCAACAGAGAGGTAACCCTCTTGCTGAACATAGCCGGAGGTGCCGCTTTGCCCACTCACTTGACACTAGTGGTGAGTCTGAGCGGCCGGACTCCAGGGGTAGCGAAGCGCAGTGAATTCATGTAAGCCACGTGCTGGATTGCATGGTTGAAGGTTTCCACATCGTCACCCTCCAAGGTGAGCAGGGACTGAGAGGGGTTCACGTGAACCTACaggtggaagagaagaaaacactcAGGGTTCCTTGGCAAATGCCAAGAGTCCAGGCTAAGAGAGACACAAAGGAGAATGGTGGGGAGTTGTCTGAGGCGGGGGAACAGGCAAAGTCCTGGGAAGcaaggctggggaggagagtgGAGGAGACCCATGCAAGCTGGGCAGATGGGCGTACCTTCATCCCTTTGCCCAGACTGTCGAAGTCACTGTAATCAAGCCCCTCACGGCAGGCATATAGGCATTCAATAACCTCCCGGCTCTCCAAGCTACCAGGGCGCACAGTGAAGCCAGCCAAGTAACCATGGAAGTAGTGGTGTATCGACAGAGGATCTCCTGAGGGAAACATGGGAGGTGGAGGGTGTGAGAGACATGGCGAGGAAGAgagcaaaaccaacaaaagcaaCAGTGTGAGGGACAGACAGATGTTAAGGGAggtggagagagacagaggggtGCACGGGGCATGGAAAAGCCAAGACAACAAAAGCAACGGTGTGAGGGACAGACAGATGCTAAGGGAGgtagagagagacagaggggtGCACGggacatggaaaagaaagacaacaaGAAGACAGGGGATGCTGAAGTAAGGCGATGACCGTTTTTTGAATTCCAGATGGGGGAAAGCGAGAAAAACAGACCAACAGAAAGACTAGGGCAGTGAACGGTGGGTAGCATAGAGAAGTTTCTGCCAAACTGCTGAATGCCAGATGGAAACAATTTCTTGTCCCCTTCTCGCTCTGCTTCCTGTGAgggcttttaaaagaaactataCGTTTCATAGATAGTTAGGGATGAGGTGACATCTCCTGATGTCTGTAATGGCTCTTGTGTTCTTCAGAGACCAACTTTAATGATCAGGCATGAGGACTCTTTCTCCACATGAAAAGCATACTGCATCTCTCAAAGCAGGCTGTAGTCCTCCTATCAGCCTTTTCATGCTCCACAGATATCAGGGTATCAGGGACCAATCTGCCAAATAAGGGTTTTCCTCCCAGGATGGTGGGAGGTGGCAGGACAGGACCGGGGGAGCTGTATGAGGAAGGCACCATGCAAGAAGTGACAGTCATGCACGGTGAAGTGGGGAAGGGGACcgccttctttcttttccctaccTTGTACACTATCAGTGGAGTTCTcatttcctttgattttctctttggttttctcctctgcaaaaGGAGAACATGCAGAGAAGGAATAAGGCATTGGAAGAGGGTAGTTACAGGGTCAGGCAAGTATCTATACAAGTGCCTGCATGGGCCAGTCCAAAAGAACAGCTCTGGAGTCATGTGCCAAGCAGTGCACCCTTCAACCCTAGAGACAGCACATCACTGGTGAAAGAGGGCAGAGTCCCTCTCAGGAAGGGGACGGTGAGACTGTAGGATGAGTAACCGATACAAGGGAGAAAGtacaggtttggggttttttttctcctttcccaatGATACCTATTTGGGGAATTAATTGATCCCCATTTATGGGACATGGTCCTAGCCATGTTTGCAAAAAGCCAGGTTCTCAACATCCCTTTGAAACTCAGATGGTTCCAGGAGGGTGTCCCAAGCTGATTAATAATTGTTGGTTGCAAAAAGCCAATCGAGAGCACAGAGCTGTGGGAAGATCACTGACCTGGCAGAAGCAGTACTACAGTAAAGATTTGATCTTGCTAGAAATTTGTGCTGGAGTGAAGGCAAGCAGAAGGCAAATTCCTTTAGTTCGGTCCTGCTTCAGTCTTGCAGGAGAACTGAAAGACCTGGGAAATGCAGCCTTACATCTCCACAGAACGGGTTTTAATCTGGTAGGGGCTTAACTATGTTTCTAACCTGATCTTTGTCCTCCAACCCAGTTCCTCTGCTGAACGATTTGTGACTTCTTCATACAGACCCTCAAGACACAGAAATCCCCATCAATACAACCAGCAGCACAAATAGTACTGCCTGCTCTCTGATGAAAAGCTTCGATAGAAACGCCAAAGCCTGAGCGAGGTACAGAGTTTCAACTCTCCTCTGCCTGAAAGCTGGTTATCCATCGCATATTCTACTGCTGTTGTCCATGAAGCTGCCAACGACACTTGTCCCTGAGCTACTATTACCATGGCCTGCTGGCTTGGTCCGTAAGGAAGGAAGGAGCCACATTGGCTTTGGTGCCAAGGAGGCAAGATGGCAGCAATGTGGTTTGCATCATTTAGTACCGGGTGGTGTTTCTTTCACCTCTTCTGGCTCTCCCTCCACTCCCTTGTCTCCCATGTGGGAAGAGCATGGTTCGGGGAGCGGGCGCTCACCGGTCCAGCAGGCTCCAATCATGAGCGAGGGTTCCCGCCGTGGGGGGTGAATGAGGCCGTTGTCGTGGATGAGGGCAGGGTCATAAGAGACGCCATCCACGTAGAGCGTGACAGTGGGGAACTCCAGGTTGAGGGCGTAATGGTGCCATTCGTCGTCGCAGACCTAGGGCAGACAGCAGAGGAGGGGATCAGCAAAGGGCAGAAGGAGAAGGGACGTGGGGAAGAGGCAAACGCTTCCTCCCTCACCTGCTCAAGCTTCCAGAGGAATTTCACAGGCCTTGAACTTTCCAGCAACGGCCAGTAGAGGAAAGCGATCCGGCAGCCGTGCACGGCCAGAGAGTAATGCGAGTAGCCATCCTCTGCCAGGGACAAGCACAGGGAGTTAGGTATCGCACCTCGGAGCGGTCTCGCTAGCCAGAGCCCCGAAGCACACGCTAGCCCGCACGACTGGCACTCGGCACTGCGCGCTCGCAGCGGGCTTGACCGCTCCCAGAAAAAGCGACACCTGAAGAACCTGCGCTCCTAAGGAGGGACCCCTGCCCAGGTCCCGCTCCGGAACACAAAGACATTTCCCCCTGCAGGGACAATCCCTTCTAACTTGTTAGAGGCAGCGGGCAGAAGCGTCCCCACCCCGGGAAAAGCGTCTCACCGCTCTGCACCGTACTGCAGATCACCGTCTCCTCTTCCCGCCTGCCTTTGCCGGGCACCACGGCATGCTTCATCCATACGGACAGGGTGAAGTGGTCACTCAGCCCCTCGTGGGCGTTCGGCCCGTTCGGGACAGGCAcctgggcagcctggctgcCATTGAACCAGTAGATGAggctgctgtcctggctgtaGTGCACCGAGAGCCGCGCCGTCCAGTTCGCCGTGGGGCTCGGCACCGGCAGCAGGTCAATCTCTCCTGAGGCAGCACCTACGGAGAAGGGAAGGAGTCAGGAGCGTCAGCACGGGAGAATAAGGAGCCTGAGAACTGGGGAACAGACGAAGAGGGTGCTAGAGGGCTGGTTGTAAGGTCTCAGCggacagggagaggaggagttGCCTGTAGGCCTTCTCCTAGCTGGAGAAGGATGGTGACTTTTCCATCTGTGCTGAGGGGAGTCCCACAGACTCTGCGTACCGGGGCAATGCACAGAAACCTCCGGCTTCCCAGCGAGGAAAGCACGGGGAGCCCCTTCTAAATACGGGCAGGGTGCCCGCTGCCCCTCAATGCGGCGTGCGATCGAGGCGTCCTCCCTGACCGCAGCCGACGTGAGGAACGTGTCCCCGGCATCCCTGCCGCGCGAGGCGCGGAGCTACCGCTGGGAACCCCTCCAAGGGAAGGGGCAGGGTGCCGTGCCACAGCCGCCCTCGGCCCAGGAAAGACTCAATTCACCACAGAGTTTGCGTAGCGACTTCTCGGAGTAGTTATCCCGGTCACAGCCCTTGGCCACGTGGTTCGTCTGCAGCTCCACCGTGGCCTGGATGTTCCACAGGGGCTCGTCGCAAGTCTCCAGGTGAATGCTGGGGAAGAGCGCGAGGCTGCCTGCCCCCGGGGTGTACTCAATCCTCTTGTTCCAGCCTAATGAAGAAGAGTGAAAGGGAGGGGTTAGGTCCTGCCAAGGACCCAAGGCCAGAACATTTGGCACGCACACAAGTGGCATCTATGGACTAGCCCAGAAACAGAGATTTTTTGGCCCTTTCCGTGTTGGAAAGACAACTTTATGCAGCTGGCATCAGTGCAAGGGAAGATTTCCTAGAAGCACAGGGTCCAAATTCTCATCTTCTACAGCTAGTACCAGTGTAGCAGCACTCCTTGGATTGTCAGCCTCTCTTATCAGGCAGAGCAGATATTTAGCTGTGTTGATTTCCCCTTAACTCTATTGACTAAGGTGAACCTGTAGGCATACAACACCTCTGGAAAAGCCAAATACGCTCAGGATGAGCAGCCCCAAAACCGATCTACCTTGAATACAGTCTGTGAGCCTTATCAAATAGATAGTAGTTCACGGTAATCcaaggaaagatttttccaaTGTTATAATTGCCTTTCAGTGGCTTTGCAACAGACTTAGGTGTCTGCTGCATCCCCTTAGGTGGGACTGATGGGTTGGTGCCAGAACTGAATCCTGTATATGGGCATACAAatttatacatgtatatacaaaCATTTGCAATGAGTAGGACCGAGTAGTagttcagcaaaagcaaagggaagacGTAACTGTGTTTGGAGGTTTCATACCCTGCCAGCTGGGCTTGCAGGTGGGTTTCACCTGGATTTCCACTTCAGCATCATCAGAAGCCCGCTTCTTTCCACAGTCATAGGCTGTCACTGTGAATTTGTAGAGACGATCTCCACTGTACTGCAGCTTCTCCGTGTTCTCGATGTTCCCTGGTTAGGAAGACAAAGAGATcaagggagaggaaagacagTCTCCTCAAAGATGTTCCTTCTAGAAATCACTCTTATTTTTGATCAGCtacaaaaacaaccaaaaagggGTTGAGCTCCTGCCCCCCAGTGCCACTCCGTAACAAGCTATAGTATCCCACAAAATGGCTGCTGCATCTCTGCACCAGGAGAGGTAGATCAGCAGCGCTAGAAAATTCATACAGTACAGCTCTGCCAGCAAATGGGACTGGCAGAGAGGGAGCAAAGCAGGAAAGGGGGAGTGACGTGCTCGTGGTAGGTGCGGATTCTTACCGTCATTGTCAATGAGAAAGGGAATATTGGGGGTCAGGATCTCATAGTAGCAGATCTGGCTGTACTGGGGCGAGCAGTCTCCATCAATGGCCTCCACACGCAAGATGCGGTCATACAGCTTTCCCTCAGTCACTGCCACACGATACAACTTTTCCACAAAGACAGGGGCAAACTCATTCACATCGTTTACTCGAACGTGCACCGTGGCCCTGATGCAGAGAGACATCAGTAAGAACGGATCGGCCGATTAGGAGCCGTACACCACCTAAATTTCCGTGTAAGTCACTCCCCTAAAGTGCACCAGTCTGATTTCCAGCCGTCAAAAGCAAGGACAAAGGAAAGAGACCTTGGTTTCAACGCAGCAATGTTGGCACACAGGAGGTGGGACAATGGTTTCCCACCccagagaaagagcaaaaggaatGATAAAGTAATCTGGACCTCCTGCCTATATGCAGCAACATAAAACACCACCCTTAGACACAACTGTCAAGCAGCCCTCATTTCTAGTGTGTTCACTCATGTGACTCAGTCAGTGAACATTTCTCTTTGGGTCTTATTAACATGTTGAGTTATAGTATCAAGGctagagaaaaatacttctggcTAAGGGAAGCGTTCCCACAGCAATTTGCATTTCAGTTGCTGTGACAGATCGCATTTTCTAACATGCAGCAATGATTGCATGGACTTACTTGtgtgatttcttggtatttgcTCCATCAGGTCCCTCTCCGCAGTCGTAAGCCTGGATGGTGAACGTGTGCTCCTTATGTGCTTCACAATCCACTGGTTCCTTGGCCCGGATCAGCCCCTCACCCGTAGCTTTGTCCAGGATCACGGCTTCAAAAGGTACCCCTGACCCATGGATCCTGAAGCCACAGATTTCACCTGGTACCCACAAAGGCAGAGAGGAAGcggagaaagaaaagaactgaGGAGAGCGCGTTATGCCCCCTGGCTTCCCTCTCCcgtattttcttccttactaACTTACGCTCCCCCTTCTCCCTTATTATCACCTCTCATTTCCAGCAGTTTTTGGTTCCCTAAGAGttcctcctgccctctctcACAGCCATCAATGGTGCAGATTGCCCTCTACTGGAAACTACTCCCACGGCAAGGAGTCTTGACCAGCATCAAGAAAGATCAGAGGTTACAAGGCTCAAGCTCGATTTATTAGTGCTACACAGCCACGGTACTGAGGGAGCACCTTGTTTCTCCTCTGCATCCCTCAGGGAGGCAAAACAGGCCACATATTGCAGATAGACAGCCAAAGCGTGAAGATCCATGATGTCTCATCCACCCACACACGCAGGATGTGCACCGTACTGCAGGGAACTGCAGATAGGGTCACCCGAATCCTAGAGTTCAGCTCACAGGGACCACTTTTCCTCTCCCAAAGCTGAGGGAGGATGCGTGAGGAAGCTCCAGGCACGGCCCAAGCAAGCACCAGGAATACAACCCTCGGAAAGCCTCGTCCGTAGTTTCAGGGATTCGTGCTTACTGTGAGGGGATGTCGCACTGCCAACGAAGTGTGCCCGACCAGCTTTCTCCAGCGCTCACAGACACAGAGCTGTGCATGTGATCTTTGGAAATAGCAGAACTGCGTCAAAAAGTAGCTGGCTCCACCCTCAATTTCTCTCCCTAAGGGAAACAGCTCACGGCATCCTAAATCAAGCTGTGCCCCGACTGCCTCCAGACTTCACTGGGGACCTCCTCCGGAACAAGGTTTGGAGGTGATCGTTTCCTGGAGAGAGCTAGAATCCAGCACAGGGATGAATGTcaccctgcctctgcctcttccgaagtctctccctgcctcccaccctTCCCTGAGCTGCCACCCACCTACCTGCATAGCGCAGTGGAGCATCTTTGTCCAGTGCAAATAGCGGTGGGTTCAGCAGGACTGTGTTGTCATTCTCCATGACGATGCCCTGATACTCGGCTTCAATCCAGGGTTTGTGCTTGTTTGCTGAGGTGGATTTGGGGTAAAGGATGGAGCACAGGAACGTGTTAGCCGCCAATGACAGATTCAGTaggaaaagagcagaatatCATCCAGTAGCAGGTAACAAccacccctccccacctccctctcTGGAAATAAAGAAGTCTAAAACAGGCTGGGAGGAAGAAGTTCTCTTTCTTTAGTTCTACTCTACATGGCTCTTGGGAGACCTCGTCAGGAACAATGTGTTCCTTCTGGCCTCCTCATTACTATCTTACAAGAAATATGCGGAGAGGCATCTGGGTGCCCAGGAAAGCTGGAGtggttaaaaaaattgaaatcaaGAGGCAGAAGTAGCCTGATTCTGGAGACAGATTCCAAATGCTAAATCCTTTAGCTCACTCAAGCAATAATTAAAGGATCCAGGATACATCTTCCCTTGGGATGTCCCCAGGGGACAAGTCTTGCACGCGGCCATTATCACTTACGCCTCCCATCCTCTGGACTAAGGGCCCTGATCTACGCACACCTACCCAGGTACACTGTCAGTCAGTCGCCCTACGCGTAGAATAACCTACTCTGAGAGTCCcttgctccttccttccccagtcCATGGCGAGCACCATATTCCCTTGGCCCCTCCTTGCTAATCCCGGTGGCTGGAGCCCAGCCAGGCTTGGCAtggaggcagcagccagcaggagGCTCTGAAAAATGTCACAGGCCCAGAAATAGCAAATTAATCTTTATCACACAGGCTCcggggcagggaaagggagaaataaagggttgggggggagggaaggggaggggagaggaggggagagagaagaaaaatcattgcaaattaaaaacccCTCCCCCATGCCCACTCCCTGCCAAATGGGCCTCAGAGATTATATTCCATGGCCTAGTTACAACCCCCCATTCCCAGATAATCCCCCACTCTCCCACCCCCCGGAGACCAAGATTTATTACAGCCCAGTGATACTTTGAGCACAGCATGGCTCAGAACTGGTGGGGAGCAGGACACCGAGCCTTCCCCCTCAAGGGCACTACTTCCAATATGTGAATTCatcccctgcagcacagcatcctCTGAAACCACACCGGCATGGCGTGACGTGTTGACTCAAAAGGGCCAGTATCCCTTACAACCAACCGCTCCCGCAAATCAGGGCCGGGGGACGCTGCCGGAGCCGGGCGGTGGGCCAGCAGACAGGGCGAAGGGTCAGGGTGGGGACGCATCAGCGGGGCAGAGCGGGCAGACCCAGCCTGGCGTAGCAGCGAAGAGCGTGGGTTGGCATTTCTCCCTCACCGTATTGATTAAGATTATAAAGCATTGCGTAGGAAATCCAGGGAAGCAGCCATCCTGCTCAGTATGCAGGTGGAATCCTCCCTGTGTGCAAGAGCCCACGTTTCACCCCACCCCTCTGTTGCCCCCGCTGGATTCCACCCTGCGGACGGCTCTTGTCCACGCGCCACACCACCGAGGTGGGAATCCATAGCTACAAATGCCAAATGTGCCCTGTTGCTGGGGTAACAAGCTGGTGGCAGAGAGATAAATCCTTTGCTGCATCCACCTGCAACTTGGGAATCACCAATCTGATTTCTCGGGAAACGAGTTCCTGGagattagaaaaacattttgggaaTATTTTTAGGATACAGACTCCCACCATCTTCAAGAAAGCTCCTgtaaatctaaaataatttgccaaaggcggggggggggggggggggtagatGTTTCAGAGTGTAAATTcacaaaggagagagaaaacccGGAGCGTAAGGGGCCTTGCCTCGCCACTGGGCCCCTTGGCACCACAGCAGTACGAATAAATCCCCCTGCCAATGTCAGCGTACACAGAGCTCCGCGCTGCACCCACCCCGTAGCCCTACCTCTGCCGAAGCACGGAAGGCACCCTAAGGTGTCACATTCCCTGATGACCCCCAGTCCCTCGCATGTTTTCAGATTCTCCCACCCTGTCAGATTATTGACGCACTGGCTCCCCTCGGACAAATGTCTCACGCCTGCCTCTACAGCCACAGATCTAGAAACCCACATCCTTCTCCATTGCTCTACGTGGCCAAAGAACATCTGCATTCAGAACGTTAACAGCTATAGCATtagggttttggggtttgttttttttttacacatttggcacataaaatactgttttatataAGCAACCTGCAGAGTTAACACCTAACTGTACAATAATTCCTACTGATGGATTGTAGATGGATGAAGTAGAATTAGGAGATGGAGATAGGGGATGCGTTTTGGAGACCACAGGGGTCTGTGGAGAAGCAACACATTCTCTCCCAGCGGGctaaggaagggaaggaaagcttAACCCACCCAGCGataactgaaacaaaagcaagacaAGCGggtggaaaaggggaaaacGCGAGGGGAATGccagaaggagaggagagaacGGAGAGGAAACCGGTGGCAGGAGACGGATGGAGAAAGtagggagaggggctgggatgaggACGCCCGAAGGGGCAAAGGGAGCCGGAGCCGCCGGGGACCGCGGACGAAAACGTGCCAGACGAAGGCGACGGGCAGCGCGGAGCCGCATCCGCGGGGGCGGGTGGATGAACGGCGGCTCAGCGTGCCCcgaccaccaccacccccccccccacgaccaccaccaccaccccccgcccggccgcgggATGCAACCCGGGACGGCACCGGCGGGTCTCCGCCGCTCACCTTTGTTGGAGGCTCCGCCGGGCAGCGCGGCgcagaggcagaggagaggcaggaggacGGCGGCGGACCGAGGGTCGCCCatcgcggcggcggcgggtcccGGCCCACCGGGGGGCTACTGGAGAGCGGCGGGCCCGGCCCTGCCCACGCTCCCGCTCCCACTCGCGGCGCGGTCCCTCCGCCAGcccggctccgctccgctccacgcccggccccgccccgccacTGCAGCATGACGTCACGGGCGGGGGTCGGCAGCCAGTGGGAGGGGCCGCCGCGCCAggtgctgcggggggggggcacaggggctGGTTTCCTCCTGGCTGCAATCCGGGCAGGGCACGGAGCTGGGGGGGTCTTCCAAACCGGTGCCCGGTGTTTCGCTCCGGGAAGCATCCTCGCAgcttgttgggggggggggggcgggaggaacaggctggggatggggggggggtgaagatggcgggggggggggggttgcccgGGCGAGGGGCTGCAGACCGCAACTGGAGCCCGCCGCCCATCCGCCCccggggtgggcagggaggagctgcCAGCCCCCCGCCGCGTATTCTCGACGGGGCGACCgggtcccgggggggggaaCGCGGGTCGGGGCACTGCTCTGAAGAAGCTGGCAGCCACCGGCGTCACGGtgtgaggaggggaagggggggggggagaggaggcggcggcgaggggggggggtccgTGCCGCTGGTCGGCCGCCAAGAGCGTAAGACCAGCAGCCCCCCGGGGAGGGCGCAGGGTGAGGAGGTGACCGGCCGCTCTCGCGTCCTCCCCGGTCGAGGCGGAGATGCTGGAAGCAGGGGCAGTCCCGGCCTTTtccgcatcccccccccccccgccccgccgctgggACTCTTACTGCAGCGGGGAGTCCGGAGCCCGGCTGCCCCGCAGACCTCGCCCCACCGCGGGAGAGGGACCGGCCCGCCCGGCGAGCGAGCTCGGTCCCAGCTCCGCGCCTGTCCCGGTCCTCGCTCGCTCTCCTGCTCGCCGTCGGTGCCGGTCCTGTGCCCCGGGATGCCTCCCAACCTCACCGGCTATTACCGCTTCGTCTCCCAGGAGAACATGGACAATTACCTGCGCGCTTTAGGTAACTCCAGCCTCC contains these protein-coding regions:
- the CLSTN3 gene encoding calsyntenin-3, which encodes MGDPRSAAVLLPLLCLCAALPGGASNKANKHKPWIEAEYQGIVMENDNTVLLNPPLFALDKDAPLRYAGEICGFRIHGSGVPFEAVILDKATGEGLIRAKEPVDCEAHKEHTFTIQAYDCGEGPDGANTKKSHKATVHVRVNDVNEFAPVFVEKLYRVAVTEGKLYDRILRVEAIDGDCSPQYSQICYYEILTPNIPFLIDNDGNIENTEKLQYSGDRLYKFTVTAYDCGKKRASDDAEVEIQVKPTCKPSWQGWNKRIEYTPGAGSLALFPSIHLETCDEPLWNIQATVELQTNHVAKGCDRDNYSEKSLRKLCGAASGEIDLLPVPSPTANWTARLSVHYSQDSSLIYWFNGSQAAQVPVPNGPNAHEGLSDHFTLSVWMKHAVVPGKGRREEETVICSTVQSEDGYSHYSLAVHGCRIAFLYWPLLESSRPVKFLWKLEQVCDDEWHHYALNLEFPTVTLYVDGVSYDPALIHDNGLIHPPRREPSLMIGACWTEEKTKEKIKGNENSTDSVQGDPLSIHHYFHGYLAGFTVRPGSLESREVIECLYACREGLDYSDFDSLGKGMKVHVNPSQSLLTLEGDDVETFNHAIQHVAYMNSLRFATPGVRPLRLTTSVKCFSEESCVSIPDVEGYVVVLQPDAPQILLSGSAHFAHPASDFEAPDGVPLFPNLQITCSISHQVEAKKDENWHGTVTDTRMSDEIVHNLDGCEISLVGDDLDPEREYLLLDGALLQQRGLELVNTSAYLTITGVESVAVYEEILRQVSYHINHGAALYERKFHLSCTEMNGRYSSNEFTVEVNVLHNMNRAAHPNHILSSQQFMHRGHHLPPELSGHSLASGPNNPMVPSAATVIIVVCVGFLALMVILGILRIHSLHRRGVGQEVPGAAEGEHASTGGKESDMFWDDSALTIIVNPMESYQSCQDRAAESGEGRASEGMEDEDDSTDSETPDSPDSNDMDDRHIIGKSDGSHRY